A genomic stretch from Helianthus annuus cultivar XRQ/B chromosome 1, HanXRQr2.0-SUNRISE, whole genome shotgun sequence includes:
- the LOC110932075 gene encoding uncharacterized mitochondrial protein AtMg00810-like gives MKLPHGFSNANETRVCRLRKSLYGLKQASRNWYHKFTDALLQLGFVQSKADYSLFTYKREKDFVAALIYVDDVIIVGNSSSMITHTKKRLHDLFTIKDLGRLKYFLGIEVARTEKGLVLSQRKYTLDILKESGLEGCRPSPLPMEQNLKIGPDLEEEKVDASSYRRLIGKLLYLQATRPDITYSVNVLSQFVGDPRQSHMNAVVRVLRYLKMTPGQGILLPKEGGTRLVSYCDADWLGCQFTRRSRTGYLLLLGGAPISWKSKKQSVVSRSSAETEYRAMATTVSEILWVRFLLNELGEKVKGGTTLFCDNQAARHIANNPVFHERTKHVEMDCFFVRERVESKEIEPRYIDSKLQLADLLTKALGASQLKGLLVKLGMRDPHAPT, from the coding sequence ATGAAGTTACCACATGGGTTTTCCAACGCCAACGAAACGCGAGTTTGTCGGCTAAGGAAGTCACTATACGGCCTTAAACAAGCCTCTCGTAACTGGTACCACAAGTTTACTGACGCATTGTTGCAGCTTGGTTTTGTGCAGTCTAAGGCAGACTATTCGCTTTTCACCTACAAAAGGGAAAAGGATTTTGTGGCTGCATTAATATACGTAGATGACGTAATCATTGTGGGAAATAGCTCGTCCATGATCACGCACACAAAGAAACGGCTCCATGACCTTTTCACCATCAAAGACCTTGGCAGGTTGAAATATTTTTTGGGAATAGAGGTGGCACGTACCGAGAAAGGGCTAGTTTTGAGTCAACGCAAATACACACTTGACATATTGAAGGAAAGTGGACTGGAAGGTTGCAGGCCGAGCCCACTTCCTATGGAACAAAATCTGAAAATCGGCCCTGACCTCGAAGAAGAAAAAGTCGATGCTAGCTCCTATCGACGGTTGATCGGAAAACTTCTTTATTTGCAAGCAACTAGACCCGATATCACATACTCGGTTAACGTGCTAAGCCAATTTGTAGGAGACCCTCGGCAGAGCCACATGAATGCCGTGGTTCGTGTGCTTCGATATTTGAAGATGACGCCGGGACAAGGCATTTTGTTACCCAAAGAAGGAGGCACACGACTAGTTTCCTATTGTGACGCCGACTGGCTAGGGTGCCAATTTACGAGACGTTCGCGTACGGGTTATTTATTATTACTTGGTGGGGCACCTATTTCGTGGAAGTCTAAGAAACAGTCGGTTGTCTCTCGGTCTTCAGCAGAGACAGAATATAGAGCCATGGCCACCACTGTCAGCGAAATTCTTTGGGTCCGATTCCTTCTAAATGAACTTGGTGAAAAAGTGAAGGGTGGAACGACGTTATTTTGCGATAATCAGGCTGCAAGACATATCGCAAACAATCCCGTCTTCCACGAGCGAACAAAACATGTGGAAATGGATTGTTTCTTTGTCCGTGAAAGAGTAGAGTCAAAAGAGATTGAGCCGAGATACATTGATTCAAAGCTGCAGCTAGCTGATTTACTTACGAAAGCTCTAGGGGCTTCTCAGTTAAAGGGGTTGCTTGTCAAGTTGGGCATGCGAGATCCACACGctccaacttga